In one Cupriavidus taiwanensis genomic region, the following are encoded:
- the argB gene encoding acetylglutamate kinase — protein MNADNPGPAATAVAAIAPALKAEILAEALPYIRKFHGKTIVVKYGGNAMTEEKLKHGFARDVILLKLVGMNPVVVHGGGPQIDEALKKVGKVGTFVQGMRVTDEETMEVVEWVLGGEVQQDIVMLINQYGGQAVGLTGKDGGLIRAKRLQMPDRENPGAFIDIGYVGDIEAINPAVVKALQDDAFIPVISPIGFSDDGQAYNINADVVAGKMAEILKAEKLVMMTNIPGVMDKKGNLLTDLSAREIEELFADGTISGGMLPKISSALDAAKSGVHSVHIIDGRIEHSLLLEILTEQAFGTMIRSH, from the coding sequence ATGAACGCCGACAACCCTGGGCCTGCCGCGACCGCGGTGGCCGCCATCGCTCCCGCACTGAAAGCCGAGATCCTCGCCGAGGCGCTGCCGTATATCCGCAAGTTCCACGGCAAGACCATCGTGGTCAAGTACGGCGGCAATGCCATGACCGAAGAGAAGCTCAAGCACGGCTTCGCGCGCGACGTGATCCTGCTCAAGCTGGTCGGCATGAACCCGGTGGTGGTGCACGGCGGCGGTCCGCAGATCGACGAGGCGCTGAAGAAGGTCGGCAAGGTCGGCACCTTCGTGCAGGGCATGCGCGTCACCGACGAAGAGACCATGGAAGTGGTCGAGTGGGTGCTGGGCGGTGAAGTCCAGCAGGACATCGTGATGCTGATCAACCAGTACGGCGGCCAGGCCGTCGGCCTGACCGGCAAGGACGGCGGCCTGATCCGCGCCAAGCGCCTGCAGATGCCCGACCGCGAGAACCCCGGCGCGTTCATCGACATCGGCTATGTCGGCGACATCGAGGCGATCAACCCGGCGGTGGTCAAGGCGCTGCAGGACGACGCCTTCATCCCGGTGATCTCGCCGATCGGCTTCTCCGACGATGGCCAGGCCTACAACATCAACGCCGACGTGGTCGCCGGCAAGATGGCCGAGATCCTCAAGGCCGAGAAGCTGGTGATGATGACCAACATCCCGGGCGTGATGGACAAGAAGGGCAACCTGCTGACCGACCTGTCCGCGCGCGAGATCGAGGAGCTGTTCGCCGACGGCACCATCTCGGGCGGCATGCTGCCGAAGATTTCGTCGGCGCTGGACGCGGCCAAGAGCGGCGTGCATTCGGTGCACATCATCGACGGCCGCATCGAGCATTCGCTGCTGCTGGAAATCCTGACCGAGCAGGCCTTCGGCACCATGATCCGCTCGCACTGA
- a CDS encoding VOC family protein, protein MKVTSYYPVVMTDDVAGTAAFYQQHFGFTALFASDWYVHLQLADDPSVNLALLDGSHETIPAPARGQRAQGLLLNFEVEDPDAVHERLRAAGLPILQALRDEAFGQRHFITADPNGVLIDIIKPIPPSAEFAAQYQAGARPG, encoded by the coding sequence ATGAAAGTCACCAGCTATTACCCGGTCGTCATGACGGACGACGTGGCCGGGACGGCCGCGTTCTATCAGCAGCATTTCGGCTTCACGGCCCTGTTTGCCAGCGACTGGTACGTGCACCTGCAACTGGCGGACGACCCCTCGGTCAACCTTGCCTTGCTCGACGGCAGCCACGAGACCATTCCCGCGCCGGCGCGCGGCCAGCGCGCGCAGGGATTGCTGCTGAACTTCGAGGTGGAAGACCCGGATGCCGTCCATGAGCGCCTGCGCGCGGCCGGGCTGCCGATCCTGCAGGCGCTGCGCGACGAGGCCTTCGGCCAGCGGCATTTCATTACCGCCGATCCCAACGGCGTGCTGATCGACATCATCAAGCCGATTCCGCCGTCGGCGGAGTTCGCCGCGCAGTACCAGGCCGGCGCGCGGCCGGGCTAG
- a CDS encoding LysR family transcriptional regulator, giving the protein MLDAPLNAMAVFARVVECGSFSAAAQDLGMTPSAVSRHVSRLEARLGATLLQRTTRAFALTEPGQSVYAACARMTAAAREVTALAGEHGGAPHGVLRVSAPVSFGQAWLAPRLPPLLAKYPGLDLQLTLADRMVDLVEEGLDVAVRIARELAPGLAARPLREVRYRLVASPGYLDRHGAPATPADLTAARCLYLGYGNFGERWTLRHHAGGDKVEVRIPPRLTLNNSLAIMSMVERDAGIGLVPDFSLGDALERGRVVTVLGDWDILEPYIGTAYAVYTPTRHVPPKVRAFVDHLAASAGEAPR; this is encoded by the coding sequence ATGCTCGATGCGCCGCTCAATGCAATGGCGGTGTTTGCGCGCGTGGTCGAGTGCGGCAGCTTCTCGGCCGCCGCGCAAGACCTCGGCATGACCCCCTCGGCGGTCAGCCGCCATGTCTCCCGGCTCGAGGCCCGCCTCGGCGCGACCCTGCTGCAGCGGACCACGCGCGCGTTCGCGCTGACCGAACCGGGCCAGTCGGTCTACGCCGCCTGCGCGCGCATGACCGCGGCCGCGCGCGAGGTCACCGCGCTCGCCGGCGAACACGGCGGCGCACCGCACGGCGTGTTGCGGGTGAGCGCGCCGGTGTCGTTCGGGCAAGCCTGGCTGGCGCCGCGGCTGCCGCCGTTGCTGGCGAAATACCCGGGGCTGGACCTGCAGCTGACGCTGGCCGACCGCATGGTCGACCTAGTCGAAGAGGGCCTGGACGTGGCCGTGCGCATCGCGCGCGAACTTGCACCGGGCCTGGCGGCGCGGCCGCTGCGCGAGGTGCGCTACCGGCTGGTGGCCTCGCCCGGCTATCTGGACCGCCATGGCGCGCCGGCAACGCCGGCCGACCTGACGGCCGCGCGCTGCCTGTACCTCGGCTACGGCAATTTCGGTGAGCGCTGGACCCTGCGCCACCACGCCGGCGGCGACAAGGTGGAGGTCCGCATCCCACCGCGCCTGACGCTGAACAACAGCCTGGCGATCATGAGCATGGTCGAGCGCGATGCCGGCATCGGGCTGGTGCCGGATTTCTCGCTGGGCGATGCACTGGAGCGTGGGCGGGTCGTCACCGTGCTGGGCGACTGGGACATCCTGGAGCCCTACATCGGCACGGCGTACGCGGTGTACACGCCGACCCGGCATGTGCCGCCCAAGGTACGGGCCTTTGTCGACCACCTGGCAGCGAGCGCCGGCGAGGCGCCGCGTTGA
- the slmA gene encoding nucleoid occlusion factor SlmA: MTQSNGREPEAVIAGSEQDADQQPAAPARKRPRPGERRVQILQTLATMLEHPRGEKITTAALAARLSVSEAALYRHFASKAQMYEGLIGFIEQTVFGLINQITGKEEHGLRQAHAIVRMLLSFAEKNPGMTRVLTGEALVGEHERLQERINQVVDRIEASLRQCLKVAVTQAAFPADADIPARAALIMAAVQGQWHRYAKSGFRKSPSDHAEAHLRVLLA, from the coding sequence ATGACGCAAAGCAACGGGCGCGAACCAGAGGCGGTCATCGCGGGCAGCGAGCAGGACGCCGACCAGCAGCCGGCGGCGCCGGCGCGCAAGCGCCCGCGCCCCGGCGAGCGGCGCGTGCAGATCCTGCAGACGCTGGCGACCATGCTGGAGCACCCGCGCGGGGAGAAGATCACCACCGCGGCACTGGCCGCGCGCCTGAGCGTGTCCGAGGCCGCGCTGTACCGGCATTTCGCCAGCAAGGCGCAGATGTACGAGGGCCTGATCGGCTTTATCGAGCAGACCGTGTTCGGCCTGATCAACCAGATCACCGGCAAGGAAGAGCACGGCCTGCGCCAGGCGCACGCGATCGTGCGCATGCTGCTGTCGTTCGCCGAAAAGAACCCGGGCATGACCCGCGTGCTGACCGGCGAGGCCCTGGTGGGCGAGCACGAACGGCTGCAGGAGCGCATCAACCAGGTGGTGGATCGCATCGAGGCCTCGCTGCGCCAGTGCCTGAAGGTCGCGGTGACCCAGGCCGCGTTCCCGGCGGATGCCGATATTCCCGCGCGCGCCGCGCTGATCATGGCGGCGGTGCAGGGCCAGTGGCACCGCTATGCCAAGAGCGGGTTCCGCAAGTCGCCGTCGGACCATGCCGAGGCGCATCTGCGCGTGCTGCTGGCCTGA
- a CDS encoding muropeptide transporter yields the protein MNFQTYLDIFRNRRIGAMLMLGFASGLPLALTSGTLQAWMTVEGLDIKTIGFFSLVGQAYIFKFLWAPLMDRYTPPLMGRRRGWLLLTQAGLVLGIAGMAFCPPQQALWMLAALATLVAFLSASQDIVFDAYSTDVLRPAERGAGAAVKVLGYRLAMLVSGGLALWLADRVLGWQQTYLLMAALMGVGMLTLMWAPEPDVPARAPRSLEEAVVGPLRDFFARPGAWWLLLLIVLYKLGDAFAGSLSTTFLIRGAGFSAGEVGIVNKTLGLAATILGALFGGTLMVRLGLYRSLMLFGVLQAVSNLGYWILAVTPPHLWTMGATIAVENLCGGMGTAAFVALLMTLCNRSFSATQYALLSALASVGRVYVGPTSGYMVEAWGWAPFYLGTVAVALPGVMLLWAMRHTVHRYEAQAREAVA from the coding sequence ATGAATTTCCAGACCTATCTCGATATCTTCCGCAACCGCCGCATCGGCGCCATGCTGATGCTGGGCTTTGCCTCGGGCCTGCCGCTGGCGCTGACCTCCGGCACGCTGCAGGCATGGATGACGGTCGAAGGGCTGGACATCAAGACCATCGGCTTTTTCTCGCTGGTGGGCCAAGCCTATATCTTCAAGTTCCTGTGGGCGCCGCTGATGGACCGCTACACCCCGCCGCTGATGGGGCGCCGGCGCGGCTGGCTGCTGCTGACCCAGGCCGGGCTGGTGCTGGGCATTGCCGGCATGGCGTTCTGCCCGCCGCAGCAGGCGCTGTGGATGCTGGCGGCGCTGGCCACGCTGGTGGCGTTCCTGTCGGCCTCGCAGGATATCGTCTTCGACGCCTATAGCACCGACGTGCTGCGCCCGGCCGAGCGGGGCGCCGGCGCCGCGGTCAAGGTGCTGGGCTACCGGCTGGCGATGCTGGTCTCGGGCGGCCTGGCGCTGTGGCTGGCGGACCGCGTGCTGGGCTGGCAGCAGACCTACCTGCTGATGGCGGCGCTGATGGGCGTGGGCATGCTGACCTTGATGTGGGCGCCGGAGCCGGACGTGCCCGCGCGCGCGCCGCGCTCGCTGGAAGAGGCGGTGGTGGGCCCGCTGCGCGACTTCTTCGCGCGCCCCGGGGCCTGGTGGCTGCTGCTGCTGATCGTGCTGTACAAGCTCGGCGACGCCTTTGCCGGCAGCCTGTCGACCACCTTCCTGATCCGCGGCGCCGGCTTTTCGGCGGGCGAGGTCGGCATCGTCAACAAGACCCTGGGGCTGGCCGCGACCATCCTGGGCGCGCTGTTCGGCGGCACGCTGATGGTGCGGCTGGGCCTGTACCGCTCGCTGATGCTGTTCGGCGTGCTGCAGGCGGTGTCGAACCTGGGCTACTGGATCCTGGCGGTGACGCCGCCGCACCTGTGGACCATGGGCGCGACCATCGCGGTCGAGAACCTGTGCGGCGGCATGGGGACGGCGGCCTTCGTCGCGCTGCTGATGACGCTGTGCAACCGCTCGTTCTCGGCCACGCAGTACGCGCTGCTGTCGGCGCTGGCGTCGGTGGGCCGGGTCTACGTGGGGCCCACCTCGGGCTATATGGTGGAGGCCTGGGGCTGGGCGCCGTTCTATCTCGGCACCGTGGCGGTGGCGCTGCCCGGCGTGATGCTGCTCTGGGCGATGCGCCACACCGTGCACCGCTACGAGGCCCAGGCGCGCGAAGCGGTGGCCTGA
- a CDS encoding acyl-CoA thioesterase → MSTAPLIHAAAAASELHPFDDALALVPAGEHRFQGRTTPAYWNMIGPFGGITAATLLQAALNHPQRLGEPVSLTVNFAGPIAEGPFEIEARPVRTNRSTQHWILELRQGDAVATTATAMFALRRETWACGEAAMPEVPAADALPTLGGFAPVRWLKAYDMRPVRGAKPTAEPGTEHPDSLTQFWLRDAPARTPDFAAVAAWADSFYPRIFLKRAGFVPAGTVSMTTYFHADAVTLAALGDSHVLASAQAQVFRQGFFDQRAQLWSAAGELIASSHQIVYYKE, encoded by the coding sequence ATGTCCACTGCGCCCCTGATCCACGCCGCCGCTGCCGCCAGCGAGCTCCATCCCTTCGACGACGCGCTGGCGCTGGTGCCGGCCGGCGAACACCGTTTCCAGGGCCGCACCACGCCGGCGTACTGGAACATGATCGGCCCGTTCGGCGGCATCACGGCGGCGACGCTGCTGCAGGCGGCGCTGAACCATCCGCAGCGCCTGGGCGAGCCGGTCTCGCTGACCGTCAATTTTGCCGGCCCGATCGCCGAAGGCCCGTTCGAGATCGAGGCGCGCCCGGTCCGCACCAACCGCTCGACCCAGCACTGGATCCTGGAACTGCGCCAGGGCGATGCCGTCGCCACCACCGCCACCGCGATGTTTGCGCTGCGGCGCGAAACCTGGGCCTGCGGCGAAGCGGCGATGCCCGAGGTGCCGGCCGCCGACGCGCTGCCGACGCTGGGCGGGTTTGCGCCGGTGCGCTGGCTCAAGGCCTATGACATGCGGCCGGTGCGCGGCGCCAAGCCGACCGCCGAGCCCGGCACCGAGCATCCGGACAGCCTGACCCAGTTCTGGCTGCGCGATGCGCCGGCGCGCACGCCGGACTTTGCCGCGGTGGCGGCGTGGGCGGACAGCTTCTACCCGCGCATCTTCCTCAAGCGCGCGGGCTTCGTGCCGGCCGGCACGGTGTCGATGACCACGTACTTCCACGCCGACGCGGTCACGCTGGCGGCGCTGGGCGACAGCCATGTGCTGGCCAGCGCGCAGGCGCAGGTGTTCCGCCAGGGCTTCTTCGACCAGCGCGCGCAGCTGTGGAGCGCCGCGGGCGAGCTGATCGCCAGCTCGCACCAGATCGTGTACTACAAGGAATAG
- the metX gene encoding homoserine O-succinyltransferase MetX, whose product MTDVALPTAAPAALDLPPDSVGVVAPQRMHFAEPLKLRNGSSIAGYDLMVETYGTLNADRSNAVLVCHALNASHHVAGVYADAPRDVGWWDNMVGPGKPLDTNRFFVIGINNLGSCFGSTGPMSLNPATGAPYGAAFPVVTVEDWVNAQARVADAFGITQFAAVMGGSLGGMQAVAWSLMYPERLRHCIVIASTPKLSAQNIAFNEVARSAILSDPDFHGGNYYAHGVKPKRGLRVARMIGHITYLSDEDMAEKFGRELKSEDIRFSFDVEFQVESYLRYQGDKFAEYFDANTYLLITRALDYFDPALAHGGDLTRAMAQTKASFLVASFGTDWRFAPSRSRELVKALLDNKRPVSYAEIDAPHGHDAFLLDDPRYHNLMRAYYDRIAQEIGA is encoded by the coding sequence ATGACTGATGTCGCCCTGCCGACCGCCGCGCCTGCCGCGCTCGACCTGCCGCCCGATTCGGTCGGCGTGGTCGCGCCGCAGCGCATGCACTTTGCCGAGCCGCTGAAGCTGCGCAACGGCTCGTCCATCGCCGGCTACGACCTGATGGTCGAGACCTACGGCACGCTCAACGCGGACCGCTCCAACGCGGTGCTGGTCTGCCACGCGCTGAACGCCTCGCACCATGTCGCCGGCGTCTATGCCGACGCCCCGCGCGACGTGGGCTGGTGGGACAACATGGTCGGTCCCGGCAAGCCGCTCGATACCAACCGCTTCTTCGTCATCGGCATCAACAACCTGGGCTCGTGCTTCGGCTCGACCGGGCCGATGAGCCTGAACCCGGCCACCGGCGCGCCCTATGGCGCGGCCTTCCCGGTGGTTACAGTGGAGGACTGGGTCAATGCGCAGGCGCGCGTGGCCGACGCGTTCGGCATCACGCAGTTTGCCGCGGTGATGGGCGGCAGCCTGGGTGGCATGCAGGCGGTGGCCTGGAGCCTGATGTACCCGGAGCGCCTGCGCCACTGCATCGTGATCGCCTCCACGCCCAAGCTGTCGGCACAGAACATCGCCTTCAACGAAGTCGCGCGCAGCGCGATCCTGTCGGACCCGGACTTCCACGGCGGCAACTACTACGCGCACGGCGTCAAGCCCAAGCGCGGGCTGCGCGTGGCACGCATGATCGGCCATATCACCTACCTGTCGGACGAGGACATGGCCGAGAAATTCGGCCGCGAGCTCAAGAGCGAGGACATCCGCTTTTCGTTCGACGTCGAGTTCCAGGTGGAAAGCTACCTGCGCTACCAGGGCGACAAGTTCGCCGAGTACTTCGACGCCAACACCTACCTGCTGATCACGCGCGCGCTCGACTACTTCGATCCCGCGCTGGCCCACGGCGGCGACCTGACGCGGGCGATGGCGCAGACCAAGGCCAGCTTCCTGGTAGCCAGCTTCGGCACCGACTGGCGCTTCGCCCCGAGCCGCAGCCGCGAGCTGGTCAAGGCGCTGCTGGACAACAAGCGCCCGGTCTCGTACGCCGAGATCGACGCGCCGCACGGCCACGATGCCTTCCTGCTCGACGACCCGCGCTATCACAACCTGATGCGCGCCTATTACGACCGCATCGCCCAGGAGATCGGCGCATGA
- the metW gene encoding methionine biosynthesis protein MetW gives MNALANPNILALRPDFRAIARWIEPNSTVLDLGCGDGSLLRVLQDELDVQAYGIEIRDEGVLACAQKGVHVIQQNLEGGLALFEDKSFDTVILSQTLQTIHNTAQVLRDTLRVGRECIVSFPNFGYWPHRLSVFRGRMPVSESLPYQWYNTPNVRVLTISDFEALAPKVGLRVIDRVVMHEGVTVNWGGNWRGSLAVYRVCAA, from the coding sequence ATGAATGCCCTGGCCAATCCCAATATCCTGGCGCTGCGCCCCGACTTCCGCGCGATCGCGCGCTGGATCGAGCCCAATTCCACCGTGCTCGACCTCGGCTGCGGCGACGGCAGCCTGCTGCGCGTGCTGCAGGACGAACTGGACGTGCAGGCTTACGGCATCGAGATCCGCGACGAAGGCGTGCTGGCCTGCGCGCAGAAGGGCGTGCACGTGATCCAGCAGAACCTGGAAGGCGGGCTGGCGCTGTTCGAGGACAAGAGCTTCGACACGGTGATCCTGTCGCAGACGCTGCAGACCATCCACAACACCGCGCAGGTGCTGCGCGACACGCTGCGGGTGGGGCGCGAGTGCATCGTCTCGTTCCCCAACTTCGGCTACTGGCCGCACCGGCTATCGGTGTTCCGCGGCCGCATGCCGGTGTCGGAATCGCTGCCTTACCAGTGGTACAACACCCCCAACGTGCGCGTGCTGACCATCAGCGACTTCGAGGCCCTGGCGCCCAAGGTCGGCCTGCGCGTGATCGACCGCGTCGTGATGCACGAGGGCGTGACCGTCAACTGGGGCGGCAACTGGCGCGGCAGCCTGGCGGTGTACCGGGTCTGCGCGGCCTGA
- a CDS encoding TetR/AcrR family transcriptional regulator, which yields MFARNPSVARTNRERTEATRQALAEAARALFVSRGYAETSTPDVCAVAGITRGALYHHFADKRDLFRYVLAAEAAAVAADIEAATPPGQAPAAALLGGAQAYLQAMTVPGRTRLLLVEGPAVLGLREMLALDEANAARTLRQGLAEAGVDAKGVAPLLSAAFDRAALEIEAGADAGSVREAMLWLLRRVLGQAGLASA from the coding sequence ATGTTTGCAAGGAACCCCAGCGTGGCCCGCACCAACCGTGAACGTACCGAAGCCACGCGCCAGGCGCTGGCGGAAGCCGCGCGCGCGCTGTTCGTCAGCCGCGGCTACGCCGAGACCTCGACGCCTGACGTCTGTGCCGTCGCCGGCATCACGCGCGGCGCGCTGTACCACCACTTCGCCGACAAGCGCGACCTGTTCCGCTACGTGCTGGCGGCGGAAGCCGCGGCCGTCGCCGCCGACATCGAAGCCGCCACGCCGCCCGGGCAAGCTCCTGCCGCGGCGTTGCTCGGCGGCGCGCAAGCCTATCTGCAGGCGATGACGGTGCCCGGACGCACCCGCCTGCTGCTGGTGGAGGGGCCGGCGGTGCTGGGATTGCGCGAGATGCTGGCGCTGGACGAGGCCAACGCGGCCCGCACCCTGCGCCAGGGGCTCGCGGAGGCGGGGGTGGACGCAAAAGGCGTGGCGCCGCTGCTGTCGGCGGCGTTCGACCGCGCCGCGCTGGAGATCGAGGCCGGCGCCGATGCCGGCAGCGTGCGCGAGGCGATGCTGTGGCTGCTGCGCCGGGTGCTGGGGCAGGCCGGACTGGCTTCGGCGTAG
- a CDS encoding DMT family transporter — translation MSSQQPRPGGSWRMVAAMVLSGTIGWFVVTSGQPPLDVVFFRCLFGGAALLGVLTLQRGWVRMSRAQAGWLALGGVTLVLNWLALFSAYAFSGIAIATVVSHTQPFFLLLLTSVLQREPFPFARLPWLVLAFAGVMLITGVEHGAGGTSMVAGIGLGLLAALLYAVTTLATRRLQALPPGQIAGLQMVLGVLMLAPLAHPAAGSYGSGTWAALLALGLVHTGVMYTLLYGAFQRLSVVSIATLSFIYPLVAIVIDVMVFGVVLGPLQVAGMALVLLGVVANQLGWALPLRRRAQG, via the coding sequence ATGTCTTCGCAACAACCCCGGCCGGGCGGGTCCTGGCGCATGGTCGCCGCCATGGTGCTGTCGGGCACCATCGGCTGGTTCGTGGTGACCAGCGGCCAGCCGCCTCTGGATGTGGTGTTTTTCCGCTGCCTGTTCGGTGGCGCCGCGCTGCTGGGCGTGCTGACCCTGCAGCGCGGCTGGGTGCGGATGTCGCGCGCCCAGGCCGGCTGGCTGGCGCTGGGTGGCGTTACGCTGGTGCTCAACTGGCTGGCGCTGTTCTCGGCGTACGCGTTCAGCGGCATCGCCATTGCCACGGTGGTCTCCCACACCCAGCCGTTCTTCCTGCTGCTGCTGACCTCGGTGCTGCAGCGCGAGCCGTTCCCGTTCGCGCGGCTGCCATGGCTGGTGCTGGCCTTTGCCGGCGTCATGCTCATCACCGGGGTGGAACACGGCGCCGGGGGCACGTCGATGGTCGCCGGCATCGGCCTGGGCCTGCTGGCGGCACTGCTGTATGCCGTGACGACGCTGGCCACGCGGCGGCTGCAGGCGCTCCCGCCGGGCCAGATCGCCGGGCTGCAGATGGTGCTGGGCGTGCTGATGCTGGCGCCGCTGGCGCACCCGGCGGCGGGCAGCTATGGCAGCGGCACCTGGGCGGCGCTGCTGGCGCTCGGGCTGGTGCATACCGGCGTGATGTACACGCTGCTGTACGGCGCCTTCCAGCGGCTGTCGGTGGTGTCGATCGCCACGCTGTCATTCATCTACCCGCTGGTGGCGATCGTCATCGACGTGATGGTGTTCGGCGTGGTGCTGGGGCCGCTGCAGGTGGCCGGCATGGCGCTGGTGCTGCTCGGCGTGGTCGCCAACCAGCTCGGCTGGGCGCTGCCGTTGCGGCGGCGGGCGCAAGGGTAA
- a CDS encoding pyrimidine 5'-nucleotidase: MPSSLPSSRRVRARLCRRPAGNTSGGTVWLFDLDNTLHDASHAIFPAINRLMTAYVARVLGCDEATASRVRVDYWQRYGATLLGMIRHHGVDPADFLRAAHEFPALAEMVRVRRGLAAHLRRLPGRKILVTNAPQDYAREVLRIAGIRHCFERVVAIEQMWVHGHLRPKPDRRMLRRLLAQARIAPHRAVLVEDTVSHLKRYAGTGIRTAWVTGYLRTVAPSRPHAVPAAPAAPAAAHDDGSRRDAAVRSTLQAEDRRHAGHAVQERSVTLVAAEAQAPQAQPGNVPRVRARVPNRPAYVDIKVQSMHQLQRRMRRTGS, translated from the coding sequence GTGCCTTCCAGTCTTCCCTCATCGCGCCGTGTCCGCGCTCGCCTCTGCCGCCGCCCCGCGGGCAACACCTCGGGCGGCACGGTCTGGCTGTTCGATCTCGACAACACGCTGCACGACGCCTCGCACGCAATCTTCCCGGCGATCAACCGGCTCATGACCGCCTACGTGGCGCGCGTGCTCGGCTGCGACGAGGCCACCGCCAGCCGCGTGCGCGTGGACTACTGGCAGCGCTACGGCGCCACGCTGCTCGGCATGATCCGCCACCACGGCGTCGACCCGGCGGACTTCCTGCGCGCCGCGCATGAATTCCCGGCACTGGCCGAGATGGTGCGGGTGCGGCGCGGCCTGGCCGCGCACCTGCGGCGCCTGCCCGGGCGCAAGATCCTGGTCACCAATGCGCCGCAGGACTATGCGCGCGAGGTGCTGCGGATCGCGGGCATCCGCCATTGCTTCGAGCGCGTGGTGGCGATCGAGCAGATGTGGGTGCATGGCCATCTGCGGCCCAAGCCTGACCGCCGCATGCTGCGCCGGCTGCTGGCGCAGGCGCGCATCGCGCCGCATCGCGCGGTGCTGGTCGAAGACACCGTGTCGCACTTGAAGCGCTACGCCGGCACCGGCATCCGCACCGCGTGGGTGACGGGCTACCTGCGCACGGTCGCGCCGTCGCGCCCGCACGCGGTGCCCGCCGCGCCCGCCGCGCCCGCCGCCGCACACGACGACGGCAGCCGGCGCGACGCCGCGGTGCGCTCGACGCTGCAGGCCGAGGACCGCCGCCACGCCGGCCACGCCGTGCAGGAGCGCTCGGTCACGCTGGTGGCCGCCGAGGCCCAGGCACCGCAGGCCCAGCCCGGCAACGTGCCGCGCGTGCGCGCCCGCGTGCCGAACCGGCCGGCCTATGTGGACATAAAAGTACAATCGATGCATCAACTCCAACGACGAATGCGGAGAACCGGGTCATGA
- a CDS encoding M48 family metallopeptidase, translated as MLRRLQGVQRPSRLRLARALALAAVALPLGWSVPAPAQPQDGSAGGIRVNPGGSAVRNIVPAEVIEQQAVQEYEQLKQEAIAKRALAPDNHPQLVRLRAIGKRLLPQTARWNERARQWQWEINLIGSKQVNAFCMPGGKIAVYTGLLDQLKLTDDEVAMVMGHEIAHALQEHARERAAKSEITNLGANVISQLFGFGNLGNMALGTGAHLLTLRFSRSDESEADLIGMDVAARAGYDPRAAVSLWQKMGKVSQSGAEFLSTHPSGRSRIADLEKHMPEVLPLYARAIHTTVDKLPPYRPNMAGLGDAPVDAGDEDRQKPLKR; from the coding sequence ATGCTTCGCCGCCTGCAAGGTGTTCAGCGTCCCTCCCGACTGCGGCTGGCCCGCGCGCTGGCGCTGGCCGCGGTCGCGCTGCCGCTCGGCTGGAGCGTGCCGGCACCGGCGCAGCCGCAGGACGGCAGTGCCGGCGGCATCCGCGTGAACCCGGGCGGCTCGGCGGTGCGCAACATCGTGCCGGCCGAGGTGATCGAGCAGCAGGCGGTGCAGGAGTACGAGCAGCTCAAGCAGGAGGCGATCGCCAAGCGCGCCCTGGCGCCCGACAACCACCCGCAGCTGGTGCGCCTGCGCGCCATCGGCAAGCGGCTGCTGCCGCAGACCGCGCGCTGGAACGAGCGCGCGCGGCAATGGCAGTGGGAGATCAACCTGATCGGCTCGAAGCAGGTCAACGCGTTCTGCATGCCGGGCGGCAAGATCGCGGTCTACACCGGGCTGCTCGACCAGCTCAAGCTGACCGACGACGAAGTCGCCATGGTGATGGGGCACGAGATCGCGCATGCGCTGCAGGAGCATGCGCGCGAGCGCGCCGCCAAGTCCGAGATCACCAACCTCGGGGCCAACGTGATCTCGCAGCTGTTCGGCTTCGGCAACCTCGGCAATATGGCGCTGGGCACCGGCGCCCACCTGCTGACGCTGCGCTTCTCGCGCTCGGACGAGTCCGAGGCCGACCTGATCGGCATGGATGTGGCCGCACGCGCCGGCTACGATCCGCGCGCGGCGGTGTCGCTGTGGCAGAAGATGGGCAAGGTCTCGCAGTCCGGCGCCGAGTTCCTGTCGACCCATCCGTCCGGGCGCAGCCGCATCGCCGACCTGGAAAAGCACATGCCTGAGGTGCTGCCGCTGTATGCGCGCGCGATCCACACCACGGTAGACAAGCTGCCGCCCTACCGCCCCAATATGGCGGGGCTGGGCGATGCGCCGGTGGATGCCGGCGACGAGGACCGGCAAAAGCCGCTGAAGCGCTGA